One window of Camelina sativa cultivar DH55 chromosome 4, Cs, whole genome shotgun sequence genomic DNA carries:
- the LOC104783824 gene encoding protein FAR1-RELATED SEQUENCE 5-like, whose protein sequence is MVNPGKITSVELDEEKRFKFLFIALGASIEGFRAMRKVIVVDATHLKTVYGGMLVFATAQDPNHHHYPIAFGVIDTENHISWPWFFNKLKTIVPDDPELVFISDRHKSIISVVSEVYPSARHAHCIYHLSKNPREYVKTEKDIASDKFKECAHIYTKNDFDREFMDFRRRFPNAAKYLDEKIGLDKWARCHFEGDKYNIDTSNTAESMNNVFVDARKFHLLPMIDVIIEKFSEWFNKHRKDSAGASNTRKLVPVVENELHDHCEIAVRLTVTELNSYHLEYNVIGLDGKTYLVDLKMKSCSCRCFDIDKYPCVHAMAALRNLMRREVRRVHIEMHDLCSIYYLIETWALAYYRTIYVVPHESDWSVPAAIRQLIAKTPEYTKTGGGRTQEKRFRSIAERRRKRRRQMKFKPGINLEKFLQPEDT, encoded by the coding sequence ATGGTGAATCCTGGGAAAATAACAAGTGTCGAGTTGGACGAAGAAAAAAGGTTCAAATTCTTATTCATTGCTTTAGGGGCTAGCATTGAAGGGTTTAGGGCAATGAGAAAGGTAATAGTTGTTGATGCAACACATCTAAAGACTGTGTATGGTGGTATGTTAGTTTTCGCAACAGCTCAGGATCCTAATCATCACCATTACCCCATTGCGTTTGGTGTGATTGATACTGAGAATCATATTAGTTGGCCATGGTTTTTCAACAAGCTGAAAACCATCGTACCGGATGATCCTGAATTGGTTTTTATAAGTGATAGGCATAAAAGCATAATATCTGTTGTCTCAGAGGTGTACCCAAGTGCAAGGCATGCTCACTGTATATATCATTTAAGTAAAAACCCCAGAGAATATGTCAAGACCGAAAAGGATATAGCTTCAGATAAATTCAAGGAGTGCGCTCATATTTATACTAAGAATGATTTCGATAGAGAGTTTATGGATTTTAGAAGGAGATTTCCTAATGCCGCTAAGTATTTAGATGAAAAGATTGGGTTGGATAAATGGGCAAGATGCCATTTTGAAGGAGATAAGTACAACATTGACACAAGCAACACAGCCGAATCAATGAACAATGTGTTTGTTGATGCAAGGAAGTTCCATTTGTTGCCTATGATTGATGTTATTATTGAGAAATTTTCTGAATGGTTCAACAAACATAGGAAAGATTCTGCTGGTGCatcaaacacaagaaaactGGTGCCGGTTGTGGAGAATGAATTGCATGACCATTGTGAAATTGCAGTACGTTTAACAGTGACTGAGTTAAACAGCTACCACCTTGAGTACAACGTCATAGGTCTGGATGGTAAAACTTATTTGGTGGACTTGAAAATGAAAAGTTGTTCTTGCAGATGTTTTGATATCGACAAGTACCCATGTGTCCATGCCATGGCCGCGCTCAGAAATCTCATGAGGAGAGAAGTAAGAAGAGTGCATATCGAAATGCATGATCTCTGCTCAATATATTACTTGATTGAGACGTGGGCATTGGCATATTACAGAACAATTTATGTTGTGCCCCATGAGTCTGACTGGAGTGTTCCTGCTGCAATTCGACAATTAATAGCTAAAACGCCAGAGTACACTAAAACTGGTGGtggaagaacacaagaaaagagGTTCCGTTCTATTGCGGAACGTCGTCGTAAGAGGAGGAGGCAAATGAAGTTTAAACCTGGCATAAACTTGGAAAAGTTTTTGCAGCCTGAGGACACCTAA
- the LOC104783825 gene encoding uncharacterized protein At3g43530-like, translating into MAREGAVAGRGRRRGRGRGRGRGRGRGRRRDRVPAISETADQTMAIVKDGGIVYDSTTEAAVDHDSSDDDDVVENDDNAAENDRDDADNDGDDADNDGDAAENDSDDADNDGDDAGDDDIYEDVEEDESQPPPPEKMFFKETDNNKGCKIGSRCLVTQTVDYIETFEEEVSWFKNHSQFKHVFHMPREPNHMVQVNGVPIRYSSKEHALLTGFDCHEYPPNYKKKIGGWEFARRMFKRIDKIKIKDVEAKLKKMKSKSSTDRVRMIILYFLCKVVKASSKGDGNIEQFLLRVVDDLEDVEKHPWGVIHLMSILAFECIPHLGSKFREVVPAERNCPRMCKHKFTESCMKGFTLEEINAAVGNKMAIISILEPYMDEKNLLRRIIDDGFDDGIGYKLDLVGRSLIQVLETAIEIPEIGNEIPEIGNEIRDMGASIRSLKEAMEKGFEEITKKLAGLNDIMEVVEMNVALQLDKEAERVIYCQYTPINYGPGTATTCGQETSNDNEIGQGTPNDPVSAKAHEGQEKNQEKEKEKDQEKENEKDEENEKDQKEMEEEVEIEEQEKMKDQEKKKVNMKKTGKEKNDSVTLIETGKKRRRAPSNLLKTPYTRGGKKQRK; encoded by the exons CAATGGCTATTGTGAAAGATGGTGGTATAGTTTATGACTCAACAACCGAAGCCGCCGTTGATCAT GATAGCAGtgacgatgatgatgttgttgaaaatgatgataatgcTGCTGAAAATGATAGAGATGATGCTGataatgatggtgatgatgctgATAATGATGGTGATGCTGCTGAAAATGATAGTGATGATGCTGataatgatggtgatgatgccgGTGATGATGATATTTATGAAGATGTTGAGGAAGATGAATCCCAACCACCGCCGCCAGAGAAAATGTTCTTTAAGGAAACTGATAACAACAAGGGTTGTAAGATAGGAAGCAGATGTCTTGTGACCCAGACAGTGGATTACATAGAGAcatttgaagaagaagtcagTTGGTTCAAGAATCATTCTCAATTCAAGCACGTATTCCACATGCCTAGGGAGCCAAACCACATGGTGCAAG TGAATGGAGTGCCTATTAGGTATTCTTCGAAAGAGCATGCGTTGTTAACCGGGTTTGACTGCCATGAGTACCCACcgaactacaaaaaaaaaatagggggCTGGGAATTTGCAAGAAGGATGTTTAAAAGGattgacaaaattaaaattaaagatgTGGAAGCGAAgctgaagaaaatgaagagtaAGAGCTCAACTGATAGAGTGAGGATGATTATCTTGTACTTCCTGTGCAAAGTAGTGAAAGCTAGCTCTAAGGGTGATGGAAACATAGAGCAGTTCCTTCTACGTGTTGTTGATGACTTAGAAGATGTGGAGAAACATCCTTGGGGCGTTATTCATTTGATGAGT ATTCTGGCATTTGAGTGTATTCCACATCTTGGAAGCAAATTTAGAGAAGTTGTACCGGCAGAGAGGAATTGTCCAAGGATGTGCAAGCACAAGTTCACCGAAAGTTGCATGAAAGGTTTTACCTTGGAAGAAATTAATGCAGCAGTTGGAAATAAAATG GCTATTATTAGCATCTTGGAACCATACATGGATGAGAAAAATCTTTTGAGGCGTATAATAGATGATGGTTTTGATGATGGGATAGGT TACAAGCTGGACTTGGTTGGTAGAAGTCTCATTCAAGTCCTTGAGACTGCAATTGAAATCCCAGAAATTGGAAATGAAATCCCAGAAATTGGAAATGAAATCCGGGATATGGGTGCATCTATTAGGTCATTAAAGGAAGCAATGGAGAAAGGGTTTGAGGAAATCACGAAGAAGCTTGCTGGTTTGAATGATATAATGGAGGTTGTTGAAATGAATGTAGCATTGCAGTTAGATAAAGAAGCTGAAAGAGTAATATATTGTCAATACACGCCAATAAATTATGGTCCGGGAACGGCAACAACTTGTGGTCAGGAGACGTCCAATGACAACGAAATTGGTCAAGGGACGCCAAATGACCCCGTCTCTGCAAAGGCTCATG AGGGTCAGGAAAAGAAtcaagagaaggagaaagagaaggatcAAGAGAAGGAGAATGAGAAGGATGAAGAGAATGAGAAGGATCAAAAGGAAATGGAGGAAGAAGTGGAAATTGAGGAACAAGAGAAGATGAAGgatcaagagaagaagaaggtgaacaTGAAGAAAACGGGTAAAGAAAAGAATGACAGTGTCACTTTAATAGAAACTGGGAAGAAGCGAAGAAGGGCACCATCCAATCTGCTCAAGACACCATATACAAGAGGTGGGAAGAAACAGCGAAAGTAG